One part of the Chryseobacterium mulctrae genome encodes these proteins:
- a CDS encoding JAB domain-containing protein has translation MKFNIVNEIKLSYSRKGNAEILITNSRDAVQVFRQHFDSGEIDYRESFFTLYLNQANKVLGIRKISESGISSTVVDVRIIMQAGLLCNASGIILAHNHPSGNLKASPEDLKITKSIKSASEFLNIKLLDHCILSSTNYLSFADDGIL, from the coding sequence ATGAAATTTAATATTGTAAACGAAATAAAATTAAGCTATTCAAGAAAAGGGAATGCGGAAATACTAATAACAAATTCAAGAGATGCCGTACAGGTTTTTCGACAACATTTCGACAGTGGGGAAATTGATTACAGAGAATCATTTTTCACATTGTATCTGAATCAAGCTAATAAAGTTCTAGGTATTAGAAAAATATCAGAATCAGGAATATCATCTACAGTTGTTGACGTTAGAATCATTATGCAGGCTGGACTTCTGTGCAATGCTTCCGGAATTATTCTGGCACATAATCATCCTTCAGGAAATCTAAAGGCTTCCCCTGAAGATCTCAAAATCACTAAGAGCATAAAAAGTGCATCTGAATTTTTAAATATCAAATTACTAGATCATTGTATCTTAAGTTCAACAAATTATTTGTCATTTGCTGATGATGGCATATTATAA
- a CDS encoding YciE/YciF ferroxidase family protein has protein sequence MATSKQSKTTDTKETKTAKGQTKPSSDAAENLREFLVDGLKDIYWAEKHLSKALVKMEKNATSTKLKDSINNHKNETDEQINRLEQIFEALGEKAKAEKCDAMEGLIKEGESIMEETEPGSVRDAGIIAAAQKVEHYEIASYGTLISYCELLGETEAMEILQQTLDEEKNCDTLLTKLAVSEINLEASKE, from the coding sequence ATGGCAACTTCAAAACAGTCTAAAACTACAGACACAAAAGAAACAAAAACTGCAAAGGGTCAAACAAAACCATCAAGTGATGCAGCAGAAAACTTGAGAGAGTTTTTAGTAGATGGATTGAAAGACATTTATTGGGCTGAGAAGCATTTATCTAAAGCTTTGGTAAAAATGGAAAAAAATGCTACTTCTACCAAACTTAAAGATTCAATTAATAATCACAAAAATGAGACGGACGAACAAATTAATCGTCTGGAACAGATATTTGAAGCGTTAGGAGAAAAAGCAAAAGCTGAAAAATGTGATGCAATGGAGGGATTAATCAAGGAAGGTGAAAGTATCATGGAAGAAACTGAGCCGGGATCTGTAAGAGATGCAGGAATCATTGCTGCTGCTCAAAAAGTAGAGCATTATGAGATAGCATCTTACGGAACACTTATTTCTTATTGCGAATTGTTAGGTGAAACAGAAGCGATGGAAATCCTTCAGCAGACATTAGATGAAGAGAAAAATTGCGATACTCTTTTAACCAAACTAGCAGTTTCAGAAATAAATCTGGAAGCTTCTAAAGAATAA
- a CDS encoding thermonuclease family protein encodes MNRSLFLYLLLLPFSLIAQNSAKVIGIKDGDTILVLLIDKSQKTLRLAEVDCPESGQPFGKNAKQYTSDQVFGKTIKFIQTDVDRYGRTIAKVYYDNEKYLSEQIIRAGLGWWYFRYSDNKKLGDLENIARNRKIGLWKDSKMIAPWQFRKFKNYN; translated from the coding sequence ATGAATAGATCATTATTTTTATATCTGCTTTTACTACCATTTTCATTAATAGCTCAAAACTCTGCAAAAGTTATAGGTATCAAAGATGGGGATACAATTTTAGTTCTACTTATTGATAAATCTCAAAAGACGTTAAGATTAGCAGAGGTAGACTGTCCAGAAAGCGGACAACCATTCGGAAAAAATGCAAAGCAATATACAAGTGATCAGGTTTTTGGAAAGACTATTAAATTTATTCAAACAGATGTTGACAGATACGGAAGAACTATTGCAAAAGTTTATTATGACAACGAAAAATATTTATCTGAACAAATCATTAGGGCAGGTTTAGGATGGTGGTACTTTAGGTATTCAGATAATAAAAAATTAGGTGATTTGGAAAATATTGCACGAAATAGAAAGATTGGATTATGGAAAGATTCTAAAATGATTGCTCCGTGGCAGTTTAGAAAGTTTAAAAATTATAACTAA
- a CDS encoding GlsB/YeaQ/YmgE family stress response membrane protein yields the protein MGILAWVIFGLIVGAIAKLIMPGDQNGGWVMTIILGIVGALVGGFVAGLLGIGDDGNPWDIGTIAISVIGAIIVLFIYGALTRRNR from the coding sequence ATGGGAATTTTAGCGTGGGTTATATTTGGATTGATCGTAGGAGCAATTGCAAAATTGATTATGCCGGGAGATCAGAACGGTGGTTGGGTTATGACCATCATTTTGGGAATTGTTGGTGCATTGGTTGGAGGCTTCGTTGCCGGACTACTTGGGATCGGTGACGATGGAAATCCATGGGATATCGGTACTATTGCAATATCTGTGATAGGTGCTATCATCGTGTTATTCATTTATGGAGCGTTAACCAGACGTAATCGATAA
- a CDS encoding DUF3853 family protein, with protein sequence MKKLDLKIPIWQLTVEEFLEILKNFTAEKKYEYGLKGLAKILGCSVSKASEIKSSGILDNAIIQNKNIIIIDKEKALELFGKK encoded by the coding sequence ATGAAAAAATTAGATCTCAAAATTCCCATCTGGCAATTAACTGTAGAGGAATTTTTAGAAATTTTAAAAAATTTCACTGCTGAAAAAAAATATGAGTACGGATTGAAAGGGTTGGCAAAAATTCTTGGATGCTCGGTTTCCAAAGCCTCGGAGATAAAATCCTCAGGTATTTTGGACAATGCTATTATCCAAAACAAAAATATTATCATCATTGACAAGGAAAAAGCATTGGAGCTTTTCGGTAAAAAATAG
- a CDS encoding DUF3575 domain-containing protein: MTNKLLLLSLLSVFSLNNAQDKKQRKNDIIADPILLIAIPLANVSYERLISENMGLGLNAMLTLSSNNESFKQFSPYFRYYLGKKYASGFFFEGFVPVTLQRNEVYNYFYDQSGSYQYRYDVNENFTSIGIGFGVGGKWVINDRLIIEASGGLARRIGDFDNDNVGAVTGKFMGGVGYRF; encoded by the coding sequence ATGACAAATAAACTACTCTTACTTTCTTTATTATCAGTATTTTCTTTAAATAATGCCCAAGATAAAAAACAGAGAAAAAATGATATTATTGCAGACCCTATACTTCTAATCGCAATACCTTTAGCCAATGTTTCATATGAAAGACTTATCTCCGAAAATATGGGCTTAGGTTTGAATGCCATGTTAACTTTGAGTTCAAACAATGAAAGCTTCAAACAGTTTTCACCCTATTTCAGATATTACTTAGGAAAAAAGTATGCCTCTGGATTTTTCTTCGAAGGATTTGTACCCGTGACGCTACAACGAAATGAGGTATATAACTATTTTTACGATCAATCAGGTTCATATCAATATCGTTACGATGTAAATGAAAACTTTACCAGTATTGGAATTGGGTTTGGTGTGGGTGGTAAATGGGTGATCAATGACAGACTAATAATTGAAGCTAGTGGCGGTTTAGCAAGAAGAATTGGTGATTTTGACAACGATAATGTAGGAGCGGTAACAGGCAAATTTATGGGTGGCGTTGGATATAGATTTTAA
- a CDS encoding single-stranded DNA-binding protein — protein sequence MNIIGRITRNAEINTLANSKQVVNFSVAINDSYKKKTGERVEQTTFFNCSYWVSPNVAKILTKGTLVELIGTASSNAWLGKDGEIKSSMNFHTSKIKVHGGGTTSHQTEETSKQKAKHNENGDSKSKSNLIADDDDDLPF from the coding sequence ATGAACATCATCGGAAGAATTACAAGAAATGCAGAAATCAACACTCTGGCAAACTCAAAGCAAGTGGTCAACTTTTCAGTAGCAATCAACGATAGTTACAAGAAAAAAACGGGTGAAAGAGTAGAACAGACAACCTTCTTTAACTGTTCTTACTGGGTTAGTCCCAACGTTGCAAAAATTCTGACCAAAGGAACTCTCGTGGAATTAATAGGAACTGCAAGTTCGAATGCCTGGCTGGGTAAGGATGGGGAAATTAAATCCTCCATGAATTTTCATACCTCTAAGATTAAAGTGCATGGAGGTGGAACTACATCCCATCAGACTGAGGAAACATCGAAGCAAAAAGCGAAACATAATGAAAATGGAGATTCAAAATCGAAGTCAAATTTGATTGCAGACGATGACGATGATTTGCCATTCTAA
- a CDS encoding alpha/beta fold hydrolase — MSGILKRNNVTINGSGKDVIFFAHGFGCDQNMWCYVSPAFEEKYTTVLFDHVGAGNSDLNSYSFKKYSQLEGYAEDIVEIARELNISNAVFVGHSVSAIMGIIAAKMAPDLFAKLVLVAPSPSYINDENYVGGFSRPEIDELLDSLNDNHLGWSATMAPVIMGNSDRQELGKELTNSFCKTDPDIAKHFARTTFLTDKRDILTDSDLPVLILQCRNDIIAPVEVGHFMHTQMKGSQLVIMNATGHCPNLSAPEETIEMIRVFLND; from the coding sequence ATGAGTGGTATCCTTAAAAGGAATAATGTTACAATTAATGGAAGTGGTAAAGACGTTATTTTCTTTGCTCACGGCTTTGGTTGTGACCAAAATATGTGGTGTTACGTTTCACCTGCATTTGAAGAAAAGTATACTACTGTACTTTTCGATCATGTAGGTGCCGGCAATTCAGATCTTAACTCATATTCTTTTAAAAAATATAGCCAACTTGAAGGTTATGCTGAAGATATTGTAGAAATTGCCAGAGAATTAAACATATCAAATGCAGTTTTTGTTGGGCATTCAGTTAGTGCGATAATGGGAATTATTGCAGCAAAAATGGCTCCTGATCTATTCGCAAAATTAGTATTGGTGGCACCATCACCATCTTATATTAATGATGAAAATTATGTTGGAGGTTTTAGCAGACCTGAAATTGATGAATTACTTGATTCCTTAAATGATAATCATTTAGGATGGTCGGCAACAATGGCTCCTGTAATTATGGGCAATTCTGACCGACAAGAACTTGGAAAAGAATTAACTAACAGTTTTTGTAAAACTGATCCTGATATCGCAAAACATTTTGCACGTACCACTTTTTTAACAGATAAGCGTGATATTTTAACAGATTCTGACCTTCCTGTTCTTATTCTCCAATGTAGGAATGATATTATTGCTCCGGTTGAAGTAGGGCATTTTATGCACACACAAATGAAAGGAAGTCAATTGGTTATAATGAACGCAACAGGACATTGTCCTAATCTAAGTGCACCCGAAGAAACCATTGAAATGATAAGAGTTTTTTTAAATGACTAA
- a CDS encoding RteC domain-containing protein, giving the protein MTGTNFKKKVDQLWKDLSENLDAVHRNKTDVLLYAEEILMDTDKAIRKLKEYVSQYQFEDWSEEIYFFKVTKPKFVSIYIYYSKLLSIESSKPYADPSVLKSYYETERANLLYFYQEHKEFISYYKRKATYLDKKYFVKFKFDFKLRLSPEFYSYDEHFTTSHDHTVSQILANDRLDLYLTTKINADYVTDHIVFQSSPLEWTAPKVALTELLYALYQTKCFNAGKAEPSEVFRWAETALNINLGNYHKTLSEIKLRKADRTKFLNLIKQNMELYLDNSDE; this is encoded by the coding sequence ATGACCGGTACAAATTTCAAAAAGAAAGTTGATCAACTGTGGAAAGACCTCAGTGAAAATCTCGATGCAGTGCATCGTAACAAAACAGATGTTCTATTGTATGCAGAAGAAATTCTGATGGACACAGACAAAGCAATCAGAAAGCTGAAAGAATATGTTTCTCAATACCAATTTGAAGATTGGAGTGAAGAAATTTACTTTTTTAAGGTAACAAAGCCAAAGTTTGTTTCGATCTATATTTATTACTCAAAACTCTTATCCATTGAAAGTTCAAAACCTTATGCCGATCCGTCTGTACTCAAAAGTTATTATGAAACAGAAAGGGCTAATCTATTGTACTTCTATCAGGAACATAAAGAGTTTATAAGCTACTACAAACGTAAGGCAACTTATCTGGATAAAAAGTATTTTGTAAAGTTTAAATTTGATTTTAAACTAAGACTGAGCCCCGAGTTTTATAGCTATGATGAGCATTTTACTACTTCTCACGATCACACGGTTTCTCAGATTCTGGCAAATGACCGTCTGGATTTGTATCTGACTACAAAGATAAATGCTGATTATGTTACCGATCATATTGTTTTCCAAAGCAGCCCCCTGGAGTGGACTGCCCCAAAAGTTGCATTGACTGAATTATTATATGCGCTTTATCAAACTAAATGCTTCAACGCAGGAAAAGCTGAACCTTCAGAAGTTTTTAGATGGGCAGAGACCGCATTGAATATTAATTTGGGTAACTACCATAAAACCTTAAGTGAAATTAAGCTCAGAAAAGCTGATCGTACCAAATTTCTTAATCTGATTAAGCAAAATATGGAGCTGTATCTTGATAATTCAGACGAATAG
- a CDS encoding Crp/Fnr family transcriptional regulator codes for MSIQIELLHTMGATEEDYNPGDYIFRENSIPQFYYQIITGEVKLSNYNSDGKEFIQNILTCKDALGESMLFTEKAYPINAIALTSCTTIKVPKTIILNYLTKNPEIYLNICKSLAERLNHKFLLMQKISSPNAAERLKEVIELMKKEQHHNNVKPFTFEVPVTRQQLASLTRLCLETTIRTIKKMERQNILCIRNRKILI; via the coding sequence ATGTCTATTCAAATAGAACTTCTACACACTATGGGAGCAACAGAAGAAGATTATAATCCTGGCGATTATATTTTCCGTGAAAACTCCATCCCGCAGTTTTATTATCAGATAATAACTGGCGAGGTAAAACTGAGCAATTACAATAGTGATGGAAAAGAATTTATTCAAAATATCCTGACCTGTAAAGACGCTTTGGGTGAATCGATGCTTTTTACAGAAAAGGCATATCCAATAAATGCGATTGCTTTGACTAGTTGTACCACCATTAAAGTTCCTAAGACTATAATACTCAATTACTTGACAAAAAACCCTGAAATTTATCTAAATATTTGTAAATCGCTTGCAGAACGACTTAATCATAAGTTTCTTTTGATGCAGAAAATATCGAGTCCCAATGCAGCAGAAAGATTAAAAGAAGTTATCGAGCTAATGAAAAAAGAACAGCATCATAATAACGTGAAGCCTTTCACATTTGAGGTTCCTGTAACCAGACAGCAACTGGCATCACTTACAAGATTATGTCTTGAAACAACTATCAGAACCATAAAAAAAATGGAACGACAAAATATACTTTGTATTAGAAACCGTAAGATCTTGATTTAA
- a CDS encoding YtxH domain-containing protein, which translates to MSTKQNNSASILAPLVTGLAAGVIIGILYAPEKGAETRKKIKTKANDLKDQATNKYLAVSDTVKDQYDTISSTFTNVGNSVKDNFDKYKDQIVSTTTEVIKDVEMKLNELK; encoded by the coding sequence ATGTCGACAAAACAAAACAATTCAGCGAGCATCTTAGCTCCTTTAGTTACGGGTCTAGCAGCGGGTGTGATAATCGGAATATTGTATGCTCCGGAAAAGGGTGCTGAAACTAGAAAAAAAATTAAAACAAAAGCCAATGATCTTAAAGACCAAGCCACTAATAAATATCTTGCCGTTTCCGATACCGTTAAAGACCAATATGACACAATCTCATCAACTTTTACCAATGTTGGGAATAGCGTTAAGGATAACTTTGATAAGTATAAAGATCAAATAGTATCTACTACAACTGAAGTTATCAAAGATGTTGAAATGAAATTAAACGAACTGAAATAA
- a CDS encoding Crp/Fnr family transcriptional regulator: MSIKEEILHSMGATEENYNPGDYIFRENGSPQFYYQVVTGYVKLNNYSTDGKEFIQNILTSKDAVGESMLFTEKEYPMNAIALTRCIVIRVCKTSLLSYLAVNPEIYMDICKSLAERLYRKSVLMQKISSHNAAERLTEVIEMMKKEQENQARYTFEVPVTRQQLASLTGLCLETTIRTIKRLEREKKLQIKNRKIMF; this comes from the coding sequence ATGTCTATAAAAGAAGAAATTCTGCACTCCATGGGAGCGACAGAAGAAAATTATAATCCCGGAGATTATATCTTCCGTGAAAACGGGAGCCCACAGTTCTACTATCAGGTAGTAACAGGCTATGTAAAACTAAACAATTACAGCACTGACGGTAAAGAATTCATTCAAAATATACTAACTTCTAAAGATGCAGTTGGTGAATCAATGCTTTTTACCGAAAAAGAGTATCCAATGAATGCTATTGCCTTAACTCGTTGTATTGTCATTAGAGTTTGTAAAACTTCTTTACTATCCTATTTAGCTGTTAATCCTGAAATCTACATGGATATTTGTAAATCACTCGCAGAGCGACTTTACCGAAAATCTGTTCTTATGCAAAAAATATCGAGTCATAATGCAGCAGAAAGATTAACAGAGGTAATCGAAATGATGAAAAAGGAGCAAGAAAATCAAGCACGCTATACATTTGAAGTACCTGTTACACGACAACAATTGGCTTCACTCACAGGGCTTTGCCTTGAAACTACCATCAGAACAATTAAAAGATTGGAGCGAGAAAAAAAGCTCCAGATTAAAAATCGTAAAATCATGTTTTAA
- a CDS encoding SemiSWEET transporter, with translation MTENILGTIAGILTSISMLPQLIKVLKENNVEDLSALMLIILIIGLSFWVWYGILKNEWPIIISNGFAVIVDVCLLISLWKYKAKYIR, from the coding sequence ATGACTGAAAATATTTTAGGAACCATCGCAGGAATATTAACATCAATTTCGATGCTGCCTCAATTGATCAAAGTTCTGAAGGAAAATAATGTCGAAGATTTATCTGCTTTAATGCTAATAATCTTGATTATAGGTCTCTCATTTTGGGTTTGGTATGGAATCCTTAAAAATGAGTGGCCGATTATTATTTCTAATGGCTTTGCCGTTATCGTAGATGTTTGTTTATTAATCAGCTTGTGGAAATACAAGGCTAAATATATTCGATAA
- a CDS encoding response regulator transcription factor, giving the protein MRKIFLVEDDQAIREILEIVLSSENYEVQSFSTARTFKQRNLLINPDLYLFDVMLPDGSGIDLCKQIKNDKYNDGVPVIIMSAHAHLQNFKEICPPDDFISKPFDIDHLLLKIRESIMKN; this is encoded by the coding sequence ATGAGAAAGATTTTTTTGGTCGAAGACGATCAGGCCATTCGAGAAATACTTGAGATAGTTCTATCTTCGGAAAATTACGAAGTTCAGTCTTTTTCGACTGCCCGAACTTTTAAACAAAGAAATTTATTAATAAATCCTGATCTCTATTTATTTGATGTAATGCTTCCTGACGGTTCAGGAATTGATCTCTGCAAGCAAATCAAAAATGATAAATACAATGACGGCGTTCCGGTAATTATAATGAGTGCTCATGCTCACTTACAAAATTTCAAAGAAATTTGTCCACCTGACGATTTTATTTCCAAACCTTTCGATATTGATCATTTACTTTTGAAGATTAGAGAAAGTATAATGAAGAACTAA
- a CDS encoding YciE/YciF ferroxidase family protein: MAKSAEPKTTTRTPVKSGTATKKSTTDGKIKAKSDAAENLREFLVDGLKDLYWAEKHLSKALVKMEKNATSPKLKDAINNHKSETDVQITRLEEVFGILDEKAKAEKCDAMEGLIKEGEGIMEETEAGAVRDAAIIAAAQKVEHYEIASYGTLVAYCQLLEEEEAMKILQQTLDEEKSCDSLLTGLAISEINLDAADEEK; the protein is encoded by the coding sequence ATGGCAAAGTCCGCAGAACCTAAAACAACTACACGTACTCCTGTAAAATCAGGGACAGCTACAAAGAAAAGTACAACAGACGGAAAAATTAAAGCGAAAAGTGACGCCGCTGAAAATTTAAGAGAATTTTTAGTAGATGGTCTTAAAGATCTTTATTGGGCAGAAAAGCATTTATCTAAAGCACTGGTCAAGATGGAGAAAAACGCTACCTCTCCAAAATTAAAGGATGCAATCAATAATCACAAATCTGAGACTGATGTACAAATTACCCGTCTTGAAGAAGTTTTTGGAATCTTGGATGAAAAAGCCAAAGCAGAAAAATGTGATGCCATGGAAGGCTTAATCAAAGAAGGAGAAGGCATTATGGAGGAAACTGAGGCTGGTGCTGTTCGTGATGCAGCTATTATTGCAGCTGCACAAAAAGTTGAACATTATGAGATTGCTTCATATGGAACTTTAGTTGCTTACTGCCAACTTTTGGAAGAAGAGGAGGCAATGAAAATTCTTCAACAAACATTGGATGAAGAAAAATCTTGTGATTCGTTATTAACAGGTCTGGCAATTTCTGAAATTAACCTTGATGCTGCTGACGAAGAAAAGTAG
- a CDS encoding toprim domain-containing protein has product MNCQDIKTRVGIRVLLESFNIFPVKENQRTAFYFALDRKEKVPSLAVDFMKNTAFDFGTGKSYDVISIVQIINRCSVSEALKYFSRFDFSLLNSEEKIGSIVQKHYEIIKTIDIKHSALIQYLQLRKVYEQQDLVTEIHYKMNNKKFFGIGFKNNSGGFEIRSKYSKLCLGKKDVTLVKNDLNSGKEIILFEGFFDYLTYRAINILNDETADYLILNSTAMFFKVENELFGYNKIFLFLDNDDNGKTIKQMVQKKYKNVEDCSILYSDYKDMNEWYCKQH; this is encoded by the coding sequence ATGAATTGTCAAGACATTAAGACTAGGGTAGGAATCAGAGTATTGCTAGAGTCATTCAACATATTTCCAGTCAAGGAAAATCAAAGAACTGCTTTTTATTTTGCATTGGATAGAAAGGAGAAAGTTCCCAGCCTCGCAGTTGATTTTATGAAAAATACTGCTTTTGATTTCGGAACAGGAAAAAGCTATGATGTAATTTCTATAGTTCAGATCATCAACAGATGCTCTGTATCCGAAGCATTAAAATATTTTTCTCGGTTTGATTTCTCTCTCTTAAATTCTGAAGAGAAGATTGGTAGTATAGTACAAAAACACTATGAGATTATAAAAACGATTGACATCAAGCATTCTGCATTAATTCAGTATTTGCAATTACGGAAGGTGTACGAACAACAGGATCTCGTAACGGAGATACATTATAAGATGAACAATAAGAAATTTTTTGGAATTGGTTTTAAAAACAATTCAGGAGGGTTTGAAATCCGAAGTAAGTATTCTAAACTGTGTCTGGGCAAGAAGGATGTGACATTGGTCAAAAATGATCTCAATTCCGGTAAAGAAATCATTTTGTTCGAAGGTTTTTTTGATTATCTAACGTACAGAGCGATCAACATTCTCAACGATGAAACTGCGGATTATCTCATTTTAAATTCCACAGCAATGTTTTTCAAAGTTGAAAATGAATTATTTGGATATAATAAAATTTTTCTTTTCCTCGACAATGATGACAATGGTAAGACAATCAAACAAATGGTGCAGAAAAAATATAAAAATGTTGAAGATTGTTCCATATTATACAGCGATTATAAAGATATGAATGAATGGTACTGTAAACAACATTAA
- a CDS encoding PAS domain-containing sensor histidine kinase: MNNLSEDFDDFFESSLCGFVISDGNGNITRVNKCAANWLNSSPNQLRGKRISDLLSVGGKIYFETHLWPLLRIQGHFDEVSIELTDTGNGKVPVYINGYERKDENNKPLFLRFTIFQATHRRLYEENLQISKKLAEKRLNIEQKQAVLREQFIAVLGHDLRNPLGGIMSAAQLLTRSELSERDKKLMNIVHSSSKRMYEMINNIMDLARGRLGGGISITPVTVDLQQLLIEVSNELKVSWPERVIESNFTINNTVKCDPGRISQLISNLLANAITHGSSDTPIILNAETNHKFWEISVINRGRKIPDEAIENLFDPFQREGTESNENGLGLGLYISSEIAKAHNGDLSVSSDENKTCFTFTVKI; encoded by the coding sequence TTGAATAACCTATCAGAAGATTTTGATGACTTTTTCGAATCTTCATTATGTGGATTTGTAATATCTGATGGAAACGGAAATATTACTAGAGTCAATAAGTGTGCAGCCAACTGGCTCAACAGCAGCCCGAATCAGCTTAGAGGGAAACGTATTTCTGACTTACTTTCGGTAGGTGGGAAAATATATTTTGAAACGCATCTTTGGCCATTACTTCGCATTCAAGGTCACTTTGACGAAGTTTCAATTGAACTGACTGATACAGGAAATGGTAAGGTTCCTGTTTATATTAATGGATATGAAAGAAAAGACGAAAACAACAAGCCCCTTTTTTTACGGTTTACTATATTTCAGGCAACTCATAGACGGTTGTACGAGGAAAACCTTCAGATTTCTAAGAAATTAGCCGAAAAAAGACTAAATATTGAACAGAAGCAGGCCGTTCTTCGTGAGCAGTTCATTGCAGTACTTGGTCACGACCTTCGAAATCCTCTTGGAGGGATAATGAGCGCAGCTCAATTGCTGACAAGATCTGAATTGAGTGAAAGAGATAAAAAGTTGATGAATATAGTGCATTCCAGTTCGAAAAGAATGTATGAAATGATTAACAATATTATGGATTTAGCTCGTGGCAGGCTTGGCGGTGGTATTTCTATAACTCCGGTTACTGTTGATTTACAACAGCTGCTCATTGAGGTAAGCAATGAATTAAAAGTTTCCTGGCCTGAACGGGTTATTGAATCAAATTTTACTATAAATAATACGGTTAAATGTGATCCCGGTCGTATTTCGCAATTGATTTCTAATCTTTTGGCCAATGCAATAACCCATGGGTCATCTGATACTCCCATCATACTTAATGCCGAAACTAATCATAAGTTCTGGGAGATTTCTGTTATCAACAGAGGTCGGAAAATACCTGATGAAGCAATTGAAAATCTTTTTGATCCTTTCCAGCGTGAAGGCACTGAATCGAATGAAAATGGCTTAGGATTGGGACTATATATTTCTTCTGAAATAGCAAAAGCTCATAATGGTGATTTATCTGTAAGTTCGGATGAGAATAAAACTTGTTTTACATTTACTGTTAAAATCTAG
- a CDS encoding recombinase family protein: MSFMYKIMKIGYARVSTKDQNVDLQIEALEKAGCQKIYQEKISGATKNRPELDKMIEQFREDDELYVWRLDRLGRSLKNIIDLVLSLSDKGIIIKGLVDGVDTSTINGRLFLNLMASLAEYERELIRERTNAGLQSARARGRTGGRPKGYTAETISKLLLLRNIYKDVTKRPEDIYKPFGLTRATFYRYAKILDNYSDEEIKKMGIKK, translated from the coding sequence ATGAGTTTTATGTACAAAATTATGAAAATAGGATATGCCCGAGTTTCAACCAAAGATCAAAATGTAGATTTGCAAATTGAAGCTTTAGAAAAAGCCGGTTGTCAGAAAATTTATCAGGAGAAAATTTCGGGTGCAACAAAGAATCGCCCTGAGCTTGACAAGATGATTGAACAATTCCGGGAAGATGATGAATTGTATGTTTGGAGATTAGACCGGTTAGGGAGAAGTTTGAAAAATATTATTGATCTTGTCTTAAGTTTGAGTGATAAAGGAATTATCATAAAAGGTCTTGTAGATGGTGTAGATACTTCGACTATTAATGGCAGGCTATTTTTAAATTTAATGGCTTCTCTTGCTGAGTACGAAAGGGAGTTGATAAGAGAAAGAACCAATGCAGGATTGCAATCTGCAAGAGCAAGAGGAAGAACAGGAGGAAGGCCAAAAGGTTATACTGCGGAAACAATTTCTAAACTTTTACTTCTGCGCAATATATACAAAGATGTCACGAAACGTCCCGAAGATATTTATAAGCCTTTTGGATTGACTAGGGCTACCTTTTATCGGTATGCTAAAATTCTGGACAATTATAGTGATGAAGAAATTAAAAAAATGGGTATTAAAAAGTAA